From Deinococcota bacterium, the proteins below share one genomic window:
- the cas6e gene encoding type I-E CRISPR-associated protein Cas6/Cse3/CasE has translation MYLSKLILNLRSKQVRKDVINPYDMHATLSWAVANAEEERVLWRLEDDRRTPTLLVQTLTPPDWNALLIRHPDYAQVDSKSPKHVELELELGQLLRFRLRANPTVTKNGKRYGLSKLEEQLEWLTRQGKRHGFEVPGAIVSSSDWLSFKKSGVPHTISLQAVTYDGHLRVQDPERLHVAIERGLGHAKALGFGLLSIAKG, from the coding sequence ATGTACCTTTCTAAACTTATCCTCAACCTCCGCAGCAAGCAGGTCCGCAAAGACGTCATCAATCCCTACGACATGCATGCGACCCTATCCTGGGCTGTTGCGAACGCCGAAGAGGAGCGCGTCTTGTGGCGGCTCGAGGACGACCGCCGCACGCCCACGCTGTTGGTCCAAACCCTTACGCCCCCCGACTGGAATGCTTTGCTCATAAGGCACCCTGACTACGCACAGGTGGATAGTAAGAGCCCTAAACACGTCGAGCTAGAGCTTGAACTGGGCCAGCTCCTCCGCTTCCGCCTTCGCGCTAACCCCACCGTCACCAAAAACGGCAAACGCTACGGTCTCAGCAAGCTCGAGGAACAGCTCGAGTGGCTCACCCGCCAGGGAAAACGCCACGGCTTTGAAGTGCCCGGTGCAATAGTCAGTAGCAGCGATTGGCTAAGCTTCAAAAAGAGCGGGGTGCCCCACACCATCAGCTTACAAGCCGTCACCTATGACGGGCACCTACGCGTCCAAGACCCGGAGCGCCTACACGTCGCCATCGAACGCGGCCTCGGCCACGCCAAGGCGCTAGGCTTTGGTTTGCTCTCCATCGCCAAGGGGTAA
- the cas1e gene encoding type I-E CRISPR-associated endonuclease Cas1e: protein MRYETRNLQELPKFRDGLSYLYLEHGRIEQEDQAIAHYGVGGMTAVPAAALGVLMLGPGTSLTHAAVKALANNGCSVFWVGEEMVRFYASGTGETRSTQHLLKQVAAYSHPQTRLEVVRRLYRLRFPEPLPEGLTLQQIRGHEGVRVRDTYAHWSRETGVPWHGRNYSRGNWTAADPINRAISAGAACLYGLCHAAIVSAGYNPALGFIHTGKQLSFVYDVADIYKAETLIPTAFKAVAESDEAIERRVRTVLRAEIREAKLLERVVDDLHTLFKSLDSPDPYATDAAKPGDLWDPEGSVPGGIAYGSDHPGEGAEEP from the coding sequence GTGCGCTACGAGACCCGCAACCTCCAAGAACTCCCCAAGTTCCGCGACGGCCTCAGCTACCTCTACCTCGAGCACGGCCGCATCGAACAGGAAGACCAGGCCATCGCCCACTACGGCGTGGGCGGCATGACCGCCGTCCCCGCCGCCGCGCTCGGCGTCCTCATGCTGGGCCCCGGCACCAGCCTCACCCACGCCGCCGTCAAGGCGCTCGCCAACAACGGCTGCAGCGTCTTTTGGGTCGGCGAGGAGATGGTGCGCTTTTACGCCAGCGGCACCGGCGAGACCCGCAGCACCCAGCACCTCCTCAAGCAAGTGGCGGCCTACAGCCACCCGCAGACGCGGCTCGAGGTCGTGAGGCGCCTCTACCGCCTCCGCTTCCCCGAACCTCTCCCCGAAGGGCTCACCCTCCAGCAGATTCGTGGGCACGAGGGGGTGCGCGTCCGCGACACCTACGCCCACTGGAGCCGCGAGACGGGCGTGCCCTGGCACGGCCGCAACTACTCGAGGGGAAACTGGACCGCCGCCGACCCCATCAACCGTGCCATCAGTGCGGGCGCCGCCTGCCTCTACGGCCTCTGCCACGCCGCCATCGTCAGCGCCGGCTACAACCCCGCGCTCGGCTTCATTCATACCGGCAAGCAACTCTCCTTCGTCTACGACGTCGCCGACATCTACAAGGCCGAAACCCTCATTCCGACCGCCTTCAAGGCTGTGGCGGAGTCGGACGAAGCCATCGAGCGCCGCGTGCGCACGGTCCTGCGCGCTGAGATACGCGAAGCCAAACTCCTCGAGCGCGTCGTAGACGACCTTCACACTCTTTTCAAAAGCCTCGACAGCCCCGACCCCTACGCTACGGACGCCGCCAAGCCCGGCGACCTGTGGGACCCAGAGGGAAGCGTGCCCGGAGGAATTGCCTATGGTAGTGATCATCCTGGAGAAGGTGCCGAAGAGCCTTAG